From the genome of Capsicum annuum cultivar UCD-10X-F1 chromosome 4, UCD10Xv1.1, whole genome shotgun sequence:
tattttaaattttgaaaaatatttttatttttacatgtttatggaTTAGAATTCAAAGGGTTGATTTCATGAATGGTTATTCAACTTTCATTTTATCTCATTCAaactaattttaataataatCGTCATTCAATTTAGCCagaatatcatgaaaatcacTAAATTATATAACTAAAAAGTCACtcgattttatttaaatttcatgaaaaaaatctaaatttcatgaaaagtcaCTAGGAGAAACCAAATGAAACATTTTCAAAGATACTGACACAAATTGCGACGACTTTTTATTATTGATGCCCAAGCAAAATTAAGTGactttttcaaccaaaaaatattttagcGACTCTTTCGTGTAATAAAATAAAAGTCGAGTGTCTATTCATGAAATTATCCGCACCTCCAAGCGTTCTTAAAtgtaccaatttttttttttttttaagcttcATGTTCAGTCAAATATCgtcaaataaaatcaaacttcCTCCTAGATCAAATTATGCCTCTTTACCTTGATTTTAGTCTCTCAAGTAGTTTGATTGTCACAAGTTGTGAAGCCATACCAGCATCAAGATTAACAAAAGCAAACCTTGTACCTTGTGAACTTTCAGCAACAATGAAAGTTCTAGCTCTCAATCGAAAATGTACACCACCAGTAACTTGATCAAAATTACCATAACCCATCATGTTCACTTGTGCTGCTGGTCCAGTCATGTCATAACTTCCTAATCCTATCAAGTATTCTCCATTGACACTTACAATTATTAGGCATAGTAAAAACAGGAAAATTCTTAATAAGGTGTttgtttttcttctcattttgttCTATGAATGAAATTGTGTGGATGTGTTTGTGAATTATATATACACCTAGGGATGGTTAGGTTCGCGGACAAAGTTATCTTGGTACAAAGATGtaataaaataagtataaaattgGAAAGGGTAAGGTGATATCTAAATTGAAGTTGAGATTGAATTTATTCATTCAACCAAACAAagtatataatataattttaactCAAACTTAATTAATTCTGAAATATCTCACCTTATCCCGCATGTCAAACAACCCCATAGGAATTTATGCTAGTGAAAAAATTGGAAATTCCTGAGGACCTGTCTCGATAAAGTGACATAGAACTTAGATGTTtggtcttttttttaattttactatgAAGAAATTTAGTTGGTATCATATTTAATTATTCCTTAGGCCTCTCCGAACGTACAATTTTGGGAAAGCTGCGTTTTGTTTGTTATATGGGAACTATGAATTTTTGCTACTTGCTTTTTAGTTTCATTCAGGATCGGGCCAGGGAAGCTATGGCGTAGTGCAAAATAGGTAGGTTAAAAATtacttttcatacatatatatcaattcGTGAACGTTGTTAGCGAAATTTCTGGTTTCAACATGGGAGGAAAGGACCAGTAGTAGAAGCAGGAGTTTCAGTAGATTCAATATTTGCTacaaatttcttcaattttgcAAATTCGAACTCTATTATTTGTACTTATTTTGCAAAGTTACGCACTAAATAAACTGCCCCTGCCCCTGCCCCTGCCCCTGCCCCTGGCAGCTCAGAATTTGTGTGGTTTGCAGGCTTTTTAGATAAAGATGCACGGGTCAATCTAACTCATTATACCTCCCCTTCCCCACAAATAAATATTATGCTACTCCATTAATAGAATATGCACTTTAACAACTTTACTACTCTTACAGCTCATGCCTTATGGCTTATGGACCATGTTTCTTACAAAGCTTATAGCTTGGATTGCAAGCTTGTCAAACCATAAAGGCATTGCTAAAGACGGTGTTAGCATATTTCCTATATTTTACCTTTCTATGACACTCAGGGATAGAGCCACAGTATTGTAGGGAGATTCGGGTCGGGTGAACCCAGTAGCTTTTGTGCAGaccttatatttatattaaaaattcagaaaaattGGTATATAAGTTGGTTCTTGAGAACCCATATTAACGGATAACCAAGTGGTAAAACGTACGACCTAGAGTGCTCTCAGCTACAAAGGTTGTGGGTGAAAAACTATCGACTGCATtataattttttgtgtttttattaattcaaaatccaaaatctttAAATCCTAACTCCACCTCTGGCAACCCCAATCCCAGGTCGATTGGTGTAAAAAGAAGCTAATGCAACTATATACAATACACTACATAAGTGGAAATGAAACAACTAAACCATAAAAAGCCAGtagttgaaaaccaaaatcacTGCATTTTACAAATCCATACCATCAAAGTACACATAAAACTATGCACTTAcatatagaaatatcaaaatacagCACTTATAACATCcttcaaaatccaaaaacaacAGAACACCACAATCATAACATACCAAAAGTTCAAAAAAGCAACAAATAAACATTCATTCCCATGCTATCAACTTTAATTACTTAGTGAGATgctgcttctttttctttttccttttcctctTCAGTCTTTGAGTGATACCCTggcaatttctccttaatcttgtccAAAAATCCCTTCTTCTCCTTCCCCTCCGCCTCGTGCTCCGCCACagctggtggtggtggtggcgatGGCGGTGCAGCGGCCTCCTCCGTCTTCTTCTGTCCTCCACCTGGCAACTTGTCCTTAATCTTGTCTAGAAATCCCTTTTTCTCCTCAGTTTCCTCGTACTTCTCAACTGGAACTGAAGTGTCTTCCGTTTTCTTGTCTTCTTCCTTGTGATCACCAGATATTTTGTCCTTCATCTTGTCCTTCAAtcccttctttttcttcttcttgatttTCTGTCCATCTTCTCCTACTACTTCTTCCTCCTCATCACTCTGTCAAATGATCAACATTAACATAAGTTCCATCCAATTAAAAACGAACGTATATTATTCTATACTATCAGGTTAAATCGACCTACAAAAGTAGGTATATTTGTACAAGTCTAATATGGTACTAATATGACTTAAAAGTGGATATTGTGAGTTCCATTATATATTTACATAGTTCTAAAGAAATTGTTTAAATGCAATCTTATACGAAAGCCTAGTAATCATGTCACATTAAAAGGAACATATGGATGAACTATACTTACTTACAATAGTATACATATAACATAGTTCCATTATATATTTACATAGTTCTAAAGAAATTGTTTAAATGCAATCTTATACGAAAGCCTAGTAATCATGTCACATTAAAAGGAACATATGGATGAACTATACTTACTTACAATAGTATACATATAACATGGATCATCagatcaaataatttaattttactcCTAATCATCCGATTACTTAGATCGAATTAATTCGCAGACAATATAATATTTGTATCGTCAATACATACCGACTagaaaaaataaactaacaaacTTCAGCAGTTTGTGTAAAGATCCCTTCTTAAAATTCCATTAAAATTTAGTGAACGACACATAGAtcatgtaaaatatatatgtatgtataggaCACGCgttttaatatttattgatttgacgTAAGTATTTATGAATTGACTTACTGAGCTACTAGAGCTGCTACTTGATCGATGAAgtttcttctcttctttctttttctcctcctCCTTGTGTTCTTCTTCACCTACTTTAACTTTCTCACCAAACTCAGATGAAATTGCTTGTTCTTCATGAGCATGAGTTGGTTTTTCCTCCTCCTTTTTCCCTAGGAAATCAAACAAACCACGATCTGTTGATTCCACGTTAGCACCAGTGGTAGTCTCTTCAACTGAAGGCTTGTTGTGTTCATACTGATCAgccattttttcctttgtttcaattcaaagaaaacaaagagaaacTTGTAAGAATAAAGCAAAGAATGATCACTAAAGTAAAAGTTTTGACAAGCTTTTTTGGTTATTGATAATAAGATTTGATTGGAAATGGTAGAAATATGTGACTAGGTTCGCTTTTTATAGCAATTACAAACGCGGACGTTACGCTgattaagattttttatttttttttaaattatgattataataAAATAGGAGCTTAAAGGACgtaatatatttatgattataataataaaggagtttAAAGGACGTAATATATTTAGTGAAGGGTAATAAGTACACCAAGTGTAAACTGATGTCGACGTGGCTTCTTTGCTCTTCACACTTCCAGTGTATATTGATTTGATATACTTGCCCTGTTAGCACGACACATGGACAAAGGAGTCCTTTTTTATTGAGagtaaattattttgagattataataTGTGGTCATAAACATTGAATTATAGATGTGATAAAATAATTCCTTGAATGAGATAAAGTTCAGCCAAAAAATAAGATTCATTTTGTCTTTGCCAGATGTCATATCTCAAACTTAATTTTAGAATATCCACTTTAATTTATGTGTCAAAAAAttattaaggttttaaatttAATCAAAGCCGTTCAAAGCTGATTGAGTTAGTACAGTATGTGAGTATTTCATGGAAAGATTGGGAATTTGATTTCATCTGCTAACATTTTGTCAATTGAGCTAGTTGCATCGAGTTTGAGTATACATTAAAAAGGAGCAACTTGTCCAGTCCATCTAAAAAAAGTAACGTGGAGTTCAGGAAATCTAAGTAAATCAAACACAGTTTTTCgcacaaaaatttaaaacaattcaattcataacaaaacaCAATTTAATTTCAACTTAAAACTTCATCTCTAATTtcaattcgaaaaaaaaaaaaatactaatttctACGGCCAAAAAAGTCCACTCAAGTTATGATGTGACCATTCTCACAGAATAACGCGACTAAGTTTTCTTTTACACGACAGACGTGATGAAAGATGATGAAAATTACTCCCTCCCTCTGTTCATAAGtacttattcatttttaatttaataaatatatatattaaaacaataaataaagaagatattttattatattattttaaaatataataattttttttaaaataaataatttatttatatttattaccATATAAATTGGAtataagtgaaaataaaaaaatagatgaaggtAGAGAGTATAAAGAAGAAAGTAGAATAATGTAGACACAGACACGCTGTCCTAATGACGGTGAAAGACAACCAATGAAATCCTAACACGTAGGATGACAACGTGTGAGGTTGTCCTTGTGGGACCCAATAGTGTCGGCCTTGGTTGGATAATTTTTTGGAACACAAGTGTGTCGGTTTTGGTAGGGGTACAGTGAACGTGACACGTGGCGCAACTGTAGGGGCTAAAGGAGCTTCGAGATCCCAAAATTGAGTTGGAAGAGAGTAATGTTTTCATTTTCATGTGGGCTCCCATCTCCATTCATGGATCCTTGTCCATTTGTTTATGGAGtttgattaaaattttgattaaatttatattctttttatttcatattaaataaatcatcaggTAATGCACATTTATTTTAACGAGAAAGTTGAGAGGGACAATCCCAATCctcttcgatgaaaaattatactaattataaatgattaaaattaatattttatgtagaTATAGTAGATCTCAAACCCCCTTCAGttagttgtatattttcttttaaatctcTCTAATAAAAATTCAGACTCATCACTGaacataaactgaataatcaccttctatttttattttttttcgttaTTCTTAGAATTAGAGATATACATCATtcaaaagaattgaaaattttacCTACATGGAAATAATTCAagattaaaatcataaatatgagccaaaaaaatgtaaatgaaagaaaaaaattgaagaattctAACAACTCACTTGaatattgaataattaatttattttaaatattaaaaaaataaaaaagtcaattATTACGAATTAGCGGGAGCATCAAAAAATTTTGTATATAGATAAAACACTTTATAATAAAGATGTTATGATGTTGAGGATTCAAAtccaaaatttttaattaaggatagaaggagtatttatttataatttatggAGTTTAATTTTGcgtattaaaataagaaaatattataagatATTTAATTTAAGGTGGGACccaatggaaaaaaaaaaagaaaaaggaagacaGGTGGTCGGTTTGACGTTTGGCATAATATTCTTTTGAAACGGATGAAGGGTTACAAACAAACTTTATTGAATTTTGAGGTATAACGTAACcatttattttgtttgattggTCTTTATTTTGCTTTCGGTAAAGCTTTCAGGGTGTAATCACTTttccttttcttccttttgttttctTTCCATTTATTTTCTGATTGGGTGTAATcaacgaatatatatatatatatatatatatattcgtatGGAGTATTTATTAAATTAGAGTTGGACTCAAGAATCAGGAATCAACACGTTGGAGGATATCACTATGATACTATTCGtcaattaaaataacttttcagcaaatataataaaaaataaaaaattttgtacGACAATACAATATCCAGTATATTTTCGAATTTATTAGTATAAAGATGAGCTATTGTAGCGACTCAAATTTGGGAAGCATATGCACTCAAAGGTCCAAGGGGCACGACAGTATATTTGAGGATtcttatatgtatatacatagagAGTTTTTTTTCGAAATTAAGAAGATGTACATCCACCATCTCTTAGTAGGATAGGTCCGTCTTTATTTAACTCATATACTAATTCAATTTATTCGGATGATTAATGCATTTCAATTATTGAATATGATTCTATATGGTCAGTATGTGACCTTATATATCCAAAGTGTCCTTGGGTGATCTCATAGTGACACCTCTTGAGAATTTTTCTATCAAGAGTAATACTTTGCATCTCTAGCTATCTTCGTACAAGTGTGCGTTTGTTAATTGAGATTCCATTTTATGAACATAAcaatataatttatcaatatctGATTAGAAGTTTTTGCTATTTTTCCTcttgttgcgttggatgtgtggtatCACGAGGGCTGACAAGGTtcggaatgagattattcggtaCAAGGTGGGATTGACGTCCGTGGAGGATAAGATTtggagatggtttgggcatgtgatgagaaagggcacggatgctccagttcgtaggtgtgagaggttggtcTTGGATGATTTCAAGCGGGGTatgggtagaccgaagaaatactggagagaagtgattagacatgacatggagcaattacggctcactaaggacatgaccctcgataggaaggtttggaggaagagtattaGGGTAGAGGGCTAGGGGGTGTGGTCAAGTCAATAGGCGGGAGTTAGGTGAGTTTCGTGTCGCTTGGTTGGTAGTGCTAGGGTTGGGGAAGGGTGGTGCCTTTTATTGGTTAATGTACTTTTTTGTGGTTGTTGTATcgttgttattttatcatgttgtatgcttgcgaTGTTTGACTAAGGTCATGATCCTTtttcttgagtcgggggtctattggaaacaacctctctacttcttcggatgtagtagtatggactgcgtacattttaccctccccagatcccactatgtgagaatatactggatttgttgttgttgtgtctATTTTTAAGACAGCCAAAGAAAATCTTGGACTTCAATGGTTGTTCATTTTTGTTTTATCAGATTCTTTGTTTTAGCTAATGTATAAGTAACAAATATATATTctgaaaaacacacacacacaaaaagaaaagaaatcaaatatactCATCCTAGTTTTTCATCTAAAAGATTTTGTGATTTGTTTAATAAAAGCAATCGTGAGAATAACTTGTTTGTCCAAAAGGTAATAATCAAGTTATAATAAGGTTATTCTCCATTCGAATCATATATACATAagcaaaaaatattcaaaatataattaatttaacaaaaCCACAATAATTTTGATTTTCGAATTTGCTTCTATATATAGTCTATGATTACAATTGCTACTTGACTTTCCCTCTTAAACTCTgttaaataatttatcaaaagttGGTTTGCACAAATCTTATCCAATATTATTAGTCCCATCCATCTAAATCAAGTCATAATGCTTTGAGTTGAATTGTGTGATCTCATGATAACTCttgtgagaaaaatatttctgacaataatttttgtttaaaGATTTCATTGTCAATATTATTACACTTAGTCCCACCTATACAAATGATGCTACTATATTTATTCCAGGATTTCTTTCTACTTAATAGAAGaccaacaaattaaaatagtgataaaacaACTGAGAAAATAAATTAGTAACTAATGAAATTCCTTTTGAAACAGATAGAATATGAAAATATACAAAGGACAAGATAGATCATAAGTAAATTATCATAAAATGACAATAGGCCTACTCATGGACCTTGGCCCAACTAAGACTCCAAATAGGCCCAGGATGATATGATCACAGGCCTAATTTCAAGCACAAGTCCAGCCCTATTCAGAAATGGGCTGGACTTGTATCCAAATGTAAGTCAAGGAAATTACGCGAAGTGTCTGATCTTGAATTTTTATGCCCTGAAATATgtgatcttgaatttttgttcCTAAAGGTATTCGATCTCGAATTTTGACCCTCTTAAAAAGGTTCTAACTTCTGTCTGTCGGACAGAACTTCCGGTCAATTGTCTTGAAATGTCATAGACGTTTATCTTATCTTATGGGCAGACGTTAGAACATCTAGCATTTAGATAGAATTTATTAAGCGTGGtcaaaaaatttaagattaaTTCTTATGAAGGTTATTTTATAAAACTTGCTTTATGAGGTACAATATATCGAGACAAGTCCTTTAAGGCCATTTTTTAACTTAATTTGAAGTTATGTCGATTGTGGTTTTGGCTAtggatggtggttgtgatgtagATTGATAGGGATGGTGTACATGTTAGACTATTAGCTAATGGCGGCGTTGTATATAACAACTAGCGGAGACGTTGGCTGATGATAATAGTTGATGGTAATAGCCAATTGTAGTGATTGAAATGATAGTAAATAGATGAATGAAGGTAATTGATAATAATAACTGATGAGGATAATGAATGAAATCCATAACATTTTATAAACACTCTTAATAATATTTTATCGCATATCTTAAATATTGAAAAGCATTAACCACAAATTTACCTATGGGTTTTAAGTAATAAACTAAGTAAATGATTGCAAATACAATAc
Proteins encoded in this window:
- the LOC107866811 gene encoding phosphoprotein ECPP44-like (The RefSeq protein has 2 substitutions compared to this genomic sequence) — translated: MADQYEHNKPSVEETTTGANVESTDRGLFDFLGKKEEEKPTHAHEEQAISSEFGEKVKVGEEEHKEEEKKKEEKKLHRSSSSSSSSSDEEEEVVGEDGQKIKKKKKKGLKDKMKDKISGDHKEEDKKTEDTSVPVERYEETEEKKGFLDKIKDKLPGGGQKKTEEAAAPPSPPPPPAVAEHEAEGKEKKGFLDKIKEKLPGYHSKTEEEKEKEKEVASH